In a single window of the Niabella ginsenosidivorans genome:
- a CDS encoding Gfo/Idh/MocA family protein, with protein MNNKTTRRYFVKNSSLIAGGLLAAPSLGGINFFSGANDEIKIALIGCGGRGTGAVIQALSTKQNVKLVAMADAFKDRLDGCYQTITADDLSDNGIRGNLKSKIAVPESNKFTGFDAYTKAIPLADVVILTTPPGFRPIHFQEAVKQNKHIFTEKPLATDPAGIKKVLEAAETAKQKKLNVVVGLQRRYQDSYRELFKRKDLIGDILTGQVWWNSGGVWVKKRGPNQTEMEYQMRNWYYFNWLCGDHINEQHIHNIDVMNWFKDAYPVKAQGMGGRQVRTGKEYGEIYDHHYVEFHYADGTILNSQCRHIPGTMYKVDELLVGTKGSIFCDEAVIRDRSGKELYRFDKKNERNPYQTEHDELFEAVAKGEYKFANAEYGAKSTLTAIIGRMATYSGQVIEWDKALNSGIDIMPKEYSFDATPPVVPDADGAYPIAMPGKTKFFS; from the coding sequence ATGAATAACAAAACAACAAGAAGATACTTTGTAAAAAACAGCTCTTTAATTGCCGGTGGTTTATTAGCAGCTCCTTCCCTAGGAGGCATCAATTTTTTTTCCGGTGCTAACGATGAAATCAAAATTGCATTGATCGGGTGCGGCGGAAGAGGCACCGGCGCTGTTATCCAGGCCCTTTCCACCAAACAAAACGTAAAGCTGGTCGCCATGGCTGACGCTTTTAAGGACCGGCTGGACGGCTGCTACCAAACCATTACTGCAGATGATCTTTCAGACAACGGCATCAGGGGCAATCTTAAAAGCAAAATAGCGGTACCTGAATCCAATAAATTTACCGGCTTTGATGCTTATACAAAAGCAATTCCGCTGGCGGATGTGGTCATTCTTACCACCCCTCCCGGGTTCCGCCCCATTCACTTCCAGGAAGCCGTAAAACAGAACAAGCATATTTTTACTGAAAAACCTCTGGCAACGGATCCCGCGGGGATCAAAAAAGTGCTGGAAGCGGCTGAAACAGCCAAACAGAAAAAGCTGAATGTAGTAGTAGGCTTACAGCGCCGTTACCAGGATTCCTACAGGGAATTGTTTAAGAGGAAAGACCTGATCGGGGATATTCTTACCGGCCAGGTTTGGTGGAACAGTGGCGGGGTTTGGGTAAAGAAACGCGGACCCAACCAAACCGAAATGGAATACCAGATGCGCAACTGGTATTATTTCAACTGGCTTTGCGGAGATCATATTAACGAACAGCATATTCATAATATTGATGTAATGAACTGGTTCAAAGATGCCTATCCTGTAAAAGCACAGGGCATGGGCGGCCGCCAGGTAAGGACCGGGAAAGAATACGGGGAAATTTATGATCATCACTATGTGGAATTTCATTATGCGGATGGCACAATTTTAAACAGTCAGTGCCGGCACATTCCGGGCACTATGTATAAAGTAGATGAACTGCTGGTGGGCACCAAGGGATCGATCTTTTGTGATGAGGCTGTTATCAGGGATCGTTCCGGCAAAGAATTATACCGCTTCGACAAAAAAAATGAACGTAACCCCTACCAGACAGAGCATGATGAACTGTTTGAAGCCGTTGCCAAAGGCGAATATAAATTTGCCAATGCAGAATACGGGGCCAAAAGCACTTTAACTGCCATCATAGGCCGTATGGCTACTTATAGCGGGCAGGTGATCGAATGGGATAAAGCGCTTAATTCGGGCATTGATATTATGCCTAAGGAATACAGCTTTGACGCTACCCCTCCTGTAGTGCCCGATGCAGATGGTGCATACCCCATTGCAATGCCCGGTAAGACAAAATTCTTTTCCTGA
- a CDS encoding superoxide dismutase, translated as MAFTLPALPYAYDALEPHIDKETMQIHHDKHHQAYVDNLNKAIEGTDNADKSLEDLVKNAGAISPAVRNNGGGHWNHSFFWEILSAEGGAPSGKLADAINETFGSLEGLKEKINAAGAGRFGSGWAWLIVKDGKLEITSTPNQDNPLMDVAEVKGTPILGVDVWEHAYYLKYQNRRPEYLKAFWNVVNWKKVEEHYNAAV; from the coding sequence ATGGCATTTACACTACCAGCCCTTCCTTACGCATACGATGCGTTGGAACCGCACATTGACAAAGAAACGATGCAAATCCACCATGACAAGCACCATCAGGCTTACGTGGATAACCTGAATAAAGCCATTGAGGGTACAGATAACGCCGACAAGTCTTTAGAAGACCTGGTAAAAAATGCCGGTGCTATTTCTCCGGCTGTTCGTAATAACGGAGGCGGCCACTGGAACCACTCTTTTTTCTGGGAGATCCTCAGCGCTGAGGGCGGTGCACCATCCGGAAAATTAGCAGATGCGATTAATGAGACCTTTGGTTCACTGGAAGGTCTGAAAGAAAAAATAAACGCAGCGGGTGCCGGACGTTTTGGCAGTGGCTGGGCATGGTTAATTGTAAAAGATGGTAAGCTGGAGATCACTTCCACACCCAACCAGGATAATCCTTTAATGGATGTTGCAGAAGTAAAAGGTACTCCTATTCTGGGAGTGGATGTTTGGGAACATGCTTATTATCTGAAATACCAGAACAGGCGCCCTGAGTATTTAAAAGCCTTCTGGAATGTGGTTAACTGGAAAAAGGTTGAAGAGCATTATAACGCGGCAGTTTAA
- a CDS encoding nucleoside deaminase, which produces MTDEYFMQLALKQAEQAFEEDEIPIGAVVVQQHKVIARGYNMTEKLNDPTAHAEMIALTSAFGHLGAKYLPDATLYVTVEPCVMCAGALYWSKLSRVVWGASDPKNGFSRVQPGISPFHPKTAVTTGVLEAECAALMKAFFMNKR; this is translated from the coding sequence ATGACGGATGAATATTTTATGCAACTGGCGCTGAAGCAGGCAGAACAGGCTTTTGAGGAAGATGAGATTCCTATAGGAGCAGTAGTCGTGCAGCAACATAAAGTAATAGCGCGGGGATATAATATGACTGAAAAATTAAATGACCCAACCGCACATGCGGAAATGATTGCGCTGACCTCTGCCTTTGGTCATTTAGGAGCAAAATACCTGCCGGATGCCACACTATATGTTACGGTAGAACCTTGTGTAATGTGCGCGGGTGCTTTATACTGGAGCAAGCTAAGCAGGGTGGTATGGGGCGCTTCTGATCCCAAGAACGGGTTTAGCCGCGTGCAGCCCGGCATTTCTCCTTTTCATCCTAAAACAGCTGTTACAACCGGCGTGCTGGAAGCGGAATGCGCGGCTTTAATGAAAGCCTTCTTCATGAATAAAAGATAA